From the genome of Triticum aestivum cultivar Chinese Spring chromosome 1A, IWGSC CS RefSeq v2.1, whole genome shotgun sequence:
caagccagtTGATGCTcaaatgaagaaacccaagtctggacctaagcctgaaacatttgaaaagttcaaagaatttcagagtgaagtggaaaatcatcgtaacaagaaaatcaagtttttccgatctgattgtggaggtgaatatttgagttatgagtttggacttcatttgaaacaacgcggaatagtttcgcaactcacgccacctggaacaccacaacgtaatggtgtgtccgaacgtcgtaaccgcactttattagatatggtgcgatctatgatatctctcactgatttaccgctatcgttttggggttatgctttagagacagctgcattcacattaaatagggcaccatctaaatccgttgagacgacaccttatgaactgtggtttggcaagaaactcaagttgtttcttaaagtttcgggctgcgatgcttatgtgaagaagcttcaacctgataagctcgaacccaaattggagaaatgtgtcttcacgggatacccaaaggagactgttgggtacaccttctgtcacagatccaaaggcaaaacattcgttgctaagaattgatcctttctagagaaggagtttctctcgaaaaagtgagtgggaggaaagtagaacttgatgaggtaattgtaccttctcccttattggaaagtagttcatcactgaaaccagttccagcgattcctacaccagtaagtgaggaagctaatgatgatgatcatgaaacttatgatcaagttactaccgaacctcgtaggtcaaccagagtaagatccgcatcagagtggtacggtaatcatgttctggaagtcatgttacttgaccatgacgaacctacaaactatgaggaagcgatgatgagcccagattccgcaaaatggcttgaggccatgaaatctgagatgggatccatgtatgagaacgaagtgtggactttggttgacttgcccgttgatcggtaggccatagagaataaatggatcttcgagaagaagactgacgatgTAATATTacaatctacaaagctcgacttgctgcaaaaggttttcgacaagttcaaggagttgactatgatgagactttctcacccgtagcgatgcttaagtccgtccgaatcatgttagcaattgttgcattttatgattatgaaatttggcaaatggatgtcaaaactgcattccttaatggatatcttaaagaagagttgtatatgatgcaacgagaaggttttgtcgatccaaaaggtgctaacaaagtgtgcaagctccagcgatccatttatggactggtgcaagcctcttggagttggaatatacgatttgatagtgtgatcaaagcatatggttttatacagacttttggagaagcctgtatttacaagaaaatgagtgggagctatgttgcatttctgatattatatgtagatgacatattgttgatcggaaatgatactggattctaaatagcataaaaggatacttgaataagaatttttcaatgaaagacctcggtgaagctgcttatatattgggcatcaagatctatagaggtagatcaagacgcttaattggactttcacaaagcacataccttgataaagttttgaagaagttcaaaatggatcaagcaaagaaaggattcttgcctgtgttataaggtgtgaagttgagttagactcaatgcccgaccactgtagaagataaagagaaaatgaaaggtgttccctatgcttcagtcataggctctatcttgtatgcaatgttgtgtaccagacctgatgtgtgccttgctatcagtttagcagggaggtaccaaagtaatccaggagtggatcactggacaatggtcaagaacatcctgaaatacctgaaaaggactaacgatatgtttcttgtttatggaggtgacaaagaactcgtcgtaaatggttacgtccatgcaagctttgacactgatccgggtgactctaagtcacaaaccagatatgtatttatattgaacggtggagctgtcatttggtgcagttctaaataaagtgtcgtggcgggatctacgtgtgaagcggagtacatagctgcttcggaagcagcaaatgaaggagtctggatgaaggagttcatatccgatctaggtgtcatacctagtgcaacgggtccaatgaaaatctttttgacaatactggtgcaattgccttgacaaaggaatccagatttcacaagagaaccaagcacatcaagagacgcttcaattccatccgcgatcaagtcaaggagggagacatagagatttgcaagatacatacggatctgaatgttgcagacccattgactaagcctctctcacgagcaaaacatgatcagcaccaagactccatgggtgttagaatcattactgtgtaatctagattattgactctagtgcaagtgggagactgaaggaaatatgccctagaggcaataataaagttgttatttatatttccttatatcatgataaatatttattattcatgctagaattgtattaaccggaaacttagtacatgtgtgaatacatagacaaacagagtgtcactagtatgcctctacttgactagctcgttgaatcaaagatggttaagtttcctagccatagacatgagttgtcatttgattaacaggatcacatcattagagaatgatgtgattgacttgacccattccgttagcttagcacgatgatcgtttagtttgttgctattgctttctccataacttatacatgttcctatgactatgagatcatgcaactcccgaataccggagaaacactttgtgtgctaccaaacatcgcaacgtaactaggtgattataaaggtgctctacaggtgtctccaatggtgtttgttgagttggcatagatcgagactaggatttgtcactctgattgtcggagaggtatctctgggccctctcggtaatgcacatcaatatatgccttgcaagcaatgtgactaatgagttagttgtgggatgttgcattacggaacgagtaaagagacttgccggtaacgagattgaactaggtattgagataccgacgatcgaatctctggcaagtaacataccgatgacaaagagaacaacatatatcgttatgcggtttgaccgataaagatcttcgtagaatatgtgggtgccaatatgaacatccaggttccgctattggttattgaccggagacgtgtctcggtcatgtctacatagttctcgaactcgtagggtccgcacgcttaatgttcggtgatgatcgatattatgagtttatgtgtcttgatgtaccgaaggtagttcagagtcctggatgtgatcacggacatgacgaggagtctcgaaatgattgagacataaagattgatatattggatgactatattcggacaccggatgagttctggtggtcaccggataattatcggagtgccgagagggttatcggaacccccgagggaactagtgggccaacatgggccttgtgagagagagagagagaggaggggccatagggctgccccccccccttgggagtctgaattggacaaggagggggggcggcgccccctctttccctccctttctccctctctttccttctccctcattcttcctagttggactaggaaagggggagtcctactcctactaggaggaggactcctccctctccttggcgcgccccaaggccggccggccggcctccccccttgctcctttatatacaggggcagggggcaccctaggacacacaagttgattgtttccagtcgtgtgcagtgcccccctccaccataatccacctcgggcatatcctagcggtgcttaggtgaagccctgttctggtagcatcatcatcaccgtcatcacgccgtcgtgctgacaaagctctccctcgacactctgctggatcgtgagttcgtgggacgtcaccgagttgaacgtgtgcagatcgcggaggtgccgtactttcggtactaggattggtcgatcgtgaagacgtacgactacatcaaccgcgttgtcataacgcttccgcttacggcctacgagggtacgtagataacagtctcccctctcgttgcaatacatcaccatgatcttgcgtgtgNNNNNNNNNNNNNNNNNNNNNNNNNNNNNNNNNNNNNNNNNNNNNNNNNNNNNNNNNNNNNNNNNNNNNNNNNNNNNNNNNNNNNNNNNNNNNNNNNNNNNNNNNNNNNNNNNNNNNNNNNNNNNNNNNNNNNNNNNNNNNNNNNNNNNNNNNNNNNNNNNNNNNNNNNNNNNNNNNNNNNNNNNNNNNNNNNNNNNNNNNNNNNNNNNNNNNNNNNNNNNNNNNNNNNNNNNNNNNNNNNNNNNNNNNNNNNNNNNNNNNNNNNNNNNNNNNNNNNNNNNNNNNNNNNNNNNNNNNNNNNNNNNNNNNNNNNNNNNNNNNNNNNNNNNNNNNNNNNNNNNNNNNNNNNTGTGcgtcggaatttttttgaaattactacgttccccaacataccttagggttcagggtgggggcgatggtAGCTGGTGGTGGTGAGGGCGGTGGTGGCCGGAGAAAAAACTTGGTGCGGGGAGCCCTAGTGGGATGGTTGGGGTGGCGGAAGACCGGCGGTGGGGGGGTGGtttaggggagggcggggcggcgaggcggtcgCGGGAGGCGGGGGCCGGCGGTTAGGGCTGGGCTGGATCGGCGGGTGAGTGAGAGGAAGAAGAGACGGGAGGTTGAAGACGAACAATGTAGGTTGAATTTTGATCTAACGGTTGAGACAGGAGGAAGAGAATCGACTGACCCTTTCTACAATTTCAATCGACTGTCGCCTAGCCTCTCCCAGAGATGAACCTATGACGAATCAAGTGCCCATATACATCTAGACATTGTACATTCCAGAAGATAGTGCCTCCATAAATCCTCAGCGCCACACATACCGCATGAACTCGTAGTTGATGTTTTCTGATGGCAATGCACGTCCTCAGTGGGCAATGTTTAGCTAATCTCCACAGAAACGTTCTAACTTATCCTATTCATGAGATAAATGTGCTCGATCCTGGTAATCCTTAGGGCTGCGATGCACGTGGGCTTCGATCTGATCAAAGAATAAATTGGCCCACAATCCAGAAATGGTTATGGTACAAAAATAGTTCTAATACTTCCTCCAAAAAGCAAAAAGTGAGGCTAAATTCAGTTACTACATACGCTCGTATAAGCAGCCGCTTCAGGCAGCTTGGAACACAGAGATAATTTATATATAAGATTTGAACATTTTTCTGTATATTGTTACATACACTCACCATCAGTTCCTTATCTGGATATGATCTATCTAAAGACAGGATCTCGAGAAAATGCGTTTGTAAAACTGCTGTTCCATTTTGTTGGCACACAAGCACAACACAGGTTCAGGTTTTGTTGACAACTTGACATACTCACACCTCATGTTAAGAATGAATGCTGGATCAGGTGATATTTTCTGCAATGTGCAAACGTTTCCCCAAGAAGTGAAAACAGAAGCCAGAAATAGACAGGAGCGGAAATCTTGATACAAATTCGAGAAAACTACACACCAATGTTCAACCTTCTTTATACAATACTAATGAGAAACCATACACGACCGTAGCGGATACAACACTCTGACACACAGCTCTTGCTGAATGGGAATTTCACTCCTGGCACAGTTTTAGCAGGTTTGAACAACGATTTCGGTGGTACATATAGCAGTAGTGATGGTGATGTATACATCTCCATATTTTACAACATCAGTGCCGCATTCTAAGCAGCAACTAGTGTGGTCACGGCCGGAACCTGGACTTGCCCTGGAGTGGCCAGCTGACTGATGTTCGCCGGACGAATCCGGCCGCTTGCGAGCCCGGCAGTCAGGTCCTCCACTTCCACTTTCAGCACGTCTCGGCGGTTGCCAATGTCACCTGCATACCTGCTGACACAGTACACCCCGACAGCCATCACCGCCACTCCATAGATGTTCGTGGTTACTAGGCGGAAAGGGGTCGAAACCACAGCAGCAAGAGGGCCGCCGATGATGGACACAGCCTGCCCACTCTGCCCGAGCCCGACGTTGCCTTGCTCAGCCACAAGCAGACCAGTCTTGCAGTATATAGCAAAGTCTTCGCAGTTGTTCTTGAACAGGCTGTAGCACCTGAAACCATTGGTCAACAAGTATTTGGCACGTCGGACAACCACCTCGTCAGGATCAGTGGCAGCAAGTGTGCAGGTCCCTCCTCGCACTTTGGCAAGGAAAAGTGCTGGGTTGACGTCATACTCGAAACGGTAGAGGGCACCCCCTGCCAGGAAACAGCTGAGGCAAGAGGAGGTTACACCATTTGTCTCCGCCACGGTGGTGGCTTCTTCGCTGCTGCATACCAAGCATGGCGTGGTGCTCCTAGTAGGGCCAGAACTCACAAGAAGAAAATCAATGACCGTTCCTGTTCCGACCTCTTGGTCCCTTCCTCTGGTAAAATGGATCACCTTATCATCGCCCACGTATATTCCTGCAGAGAAATATACGGTTATACGTGCACAAAGCTACAAGAGTGAAGCACCTATTGCAGTTCTGACAAATACACGAATAATTTCCAACATAGTGGCAACAGAGGTTTTGGCTACAGCTAGACTAATCATCTGTTTTTGCAATTTCATCACTTGATTTCATGGTAAGGATTACTCACATACACAAGCTGATGCCCCCTCTATAtagcactccctccgttcactattataagatgttctagCTTCTTTCTAAATCGGATGTatgtagacacgttttagtgtaCTTGTTTACTCATTTCAGTCCCTATGTGGTCCACACTGAAATATCCCAAACACCTTATAATAGTGAACAGAGGGCGTATGGACTAAGTAAACATATGCTACACACAGCACATGTTTGCATTCACCCGTTGAAACTAGAGTGGCTGATGACAACCACATCTGTTATCCAGCCAATCAAAGCACTGCCAAGATCTAATTGTGGACACATCTGCATGCATCCCAGTTTAGTACTGAATCTCCTAATTACCTAAAATTGCCAAACGACAAAGATGTAATTTCCATCAAGAACTGTAGACACATGGCAATATAGACAGATTCATACTCTTCTCAATTCATTGACCCAAAACGTAAACCTATCAATTAACAACCGAAACGAAAACCTACACGGAAGCGAGTTAACACGCTTTAATCAGAACTGGAAATAATGATACTGGAAGGAGCAGATTTCACACCGTGATGCGCGTAGACCCACGCGGCCCTCCACGAGTAGATGTGATCCCCCGCCTTCAGGCTCTCCTTCCCGATCCTAACCGAACCAAACCGCAGAAAAAAAGGAACCAATCAATTCACCGATGCAGAGCAAATTAGAAGCCATTGCGGCAGCGCAGGGCATGAAATCGAAAGAATGGGGCGATTCGGAGCTGTACCTGTTCGACAGGAGACCCATggagacggcggaggcggcggatcGGACGGCGAGCAGAGCAGGCGGCGGGCGGAGAGGAGGGCGAGGAAGAAGGAGAGGGGCGGAAGCGAGAAGGCGCCTTGCGCTCTGGAGTAAAGCACGAAAAAGTGGGAGGGGATCGGGGGgaatgggccgtaggatccacgaGACGCTGGCTGATCTCGTTTGACGCACACGCGTAACCGGTGCCTTTATCTTACGAACGACGGGATACTTCGTTTCGCACCCCTGGATTTCGCAATAATTAGTTAACGCTTCCTTGCAGGACTATTTGTGAGACTTTATTTTCTATACTATCATCTTTGAGTAGTCAAGTTTAATTTGGTTTCTTTTCACAAAATATTAATTTAATTTGACCAGTAGTATGCATTTTTGCAAGGCTAACTGGTTTTCAAATATGCGGTATGAGATAATTTTGATCTACCACAAATCGGATTCGTCATGGAAAGCACTTTGAAATTCAGTTAGTAACAATATTTGCTATGCTATAAAGACATTGCCTTCGTATTTTCGAACAGAGTCGAAACCACAACGGTTAACGGCGTCAAGCTCAGCCTTAACGCCGAAGGTTACCGAGGCCGCGTCAAACAAAACGATGATAATTAAGCCGAGCTGTTTTCAGCGGTCGGCCGCACGAGCGCTGTCGGCAGGAGCAGCGTCTGGAGCGCGTCTGCTCACCTCTCGCGAGCTGAAGCGCAGCCTATCCACGCAGAGCCCCTCGGTACGCGTGGCGTCGTCCTGGCGTGGCGGCTACCCAAGCCGAGTGAGCAAGCGAGCTGCACGCGTTTGCAGTCACATCTCGGCATAACCACAGGTCGACGTCGCCCAGTCCAAAGACTGCTTACCGACGTACGTACTACTATATCTCTGAAGAATACTCACCATGTGCTGGTTGTGACTTCATTACGTACGGAATTACGGAGCACGGTGTGACTTGGTGACAGCAGTCGATGCAGCGTGTCATCACAAGGTCCCCAAAAAGCAGCAAATCAAATAGCCAGAAAATATTAGCGGTAATCCCAGCAAAAGATGCCGGAGCACTGACAGCCACAGAAGTTTATACGGTACAAACAAACGAATGACCACAGAATGGGTCGGCTTgaggccaactccatcgcgcgaccctatcctgtacGGCCCCGTCCGTTTGAAATAAAACGGACAAAgaaggcggcccagcgcgcgacggctCGGACCCATCCTGTctgttttgtgtccgggccgacccatttcgagcgcaaacttgcgccgggtttgggtcgcggcggacaccaaacggacgcgcgctcgtccgcgtcggggccgcgtggcaggcggccacctacctcccacccgcccacatcaatgcgcacgagcgggcggccccacctgtcatccgcacgtcgaacggtcgccgtccttctttaagtgggaagcgtggacgggtcgtcgtccacaccgccccacgccaccccgcggcctcctcgaaacccgacagcgCCGAAACCCTAGCTGAAGCCCTCGAGCTCGCCGACCGCCCACCTCGCCATGGGGTTCTGGAATGGCAAGGGCAAGCATGACCgtgaggccggctcctcctcggggcgccgccgcggctccgtgaagaaggaggagcccgcgtcACCGCCGCGCTCCTCCCGTCGAGCCCCCGTCCCGGCCCCCTTCACCATCAACCCTAGgcccgccggcgagcgcgaccggcagtacCTCGCGGCGGACGTGTGCCGGAGgtactgggagacgaggacgccggtccTGTGGAGTGACGTCCACCTCCCCAACGGATGGCACCTCAGCGCCGACCGGGTCCCGATCCCTCCTGTGCCGGCGAGTGGCCGCGCGCGCCGCgatgagatcgagcgccgccgcctcctcctcccggacGACCTGTTCTACGACGACAGGTACGGCCCGGATTCCGACCTCTGGGACACGTGGCTCCAGGACAAACACGACACGCGCCGCGCGTCATACTTTGCCGACACGGtgtcggggccgcggcggccacgtcgaGAGGTGCGCGGGCGTACGCGCGTGCGCGGcgtcacgcccacgccgtcgccttctccgtcgccccctccacctcctcgcatgtcagcggaggaggaggcccgtctcctCAAGCGTGTCATGGACGACTCCATGTACACGCACGACGAACGGCAGTGGGACGGCTTGgaggaggccatggccctctctgccaccggggacgtcgccttcccggagctgcagatggtggccgtggaggaggagaggagggaggacccgcCGGCCGCGTTCCAGCAGCtgctgggccaggggtggggctggtcctgcactgctccggagatggccgccggcgtgggcgtgaactggtgccccactccgccgcggtcaccggagcgggaggcgtcgccacaggaggaggtggtgcaggcacctccggccGTCCAGCCCGACCCCGTCCACCACGCACCTCCGGCCCACCTGTGGACGCCACcggcctacgtcgacctcgtcagcgacgacgacgacaccgacggccagtgaagacggcgacggccacggcaccgacgggcgcggcaggagcgcgcgggaggcggaggcgttttttattttgttttatatgTTAATTATGAAAACTGGGCCTTTTAAGTGGCTGTGGAAACTGGACCGTTTTGTGGCCGTCccttatatatgttttatgttttttttaaatgcttttatttagttttttagttatttcATTCTAGTTTTTTATTCACGTCCATTTCGGACACTATTTGGGATGCGCGCGCGACCTATCTGACAAAGACGGACACGGGCGAACCCATCGGCACTCCAAAGGGACAAAATTCGACCAATCCAGACGTCCGTttagggtcgtgcggtggagttggtcTGAGGACGTCCAGTCTGCCAATGCAAAAGGGACGCAAGAAACAATTGTGGAGCGTATGATAGCTGCAGAACGAGCAGACATGGCGTAggaatttcgcaaaaaaaaaaaagaagagagatgGCGTGGGAAACGAATATGCGGGTACGATGCGATGCGATGCAAAGGGGGGCTGGATGAGGTGAGACGCCGTCGcttccgtccgtccgtccgtccgtccgtccatgaAGGGATCGATTCTTTGGAGGCTGTATTTCTCGGTAGCACCACCCTGCTTTTGCAACAGATATA
Proteins encoded in this window:
- the LOC123057763 gene encoding protein LEAD-SENSITIVE 1, with product MGLLSNRIGKESLKAGDHIYSWRAAWVYAHHGIYVGDDKVIHFTRGRDQEVGTGTVIDFLLVSSGPTRSTTPCLVCSSEEATTVAETNGVTSSCLSCFLAGGALYRFEYDVNPALFLAKVRGGTCTLAATDPDEVVVRRAKYLLTNGFRCYSLFKNNCEDFAIYCKTGLLVAEQGNVGLGQSGQAVSIIGGPLAAVVSTPFRLVTTNIYGVAVMAVGVYCVSRYAGDIGNRRDVLKVEVEDLTAGLASGRIRPANISQLATPGQVQVPAVTTLVAA